A single genomic interval of Leifsonia shinshuensis harbors:
- a CDS encoding type 1 glutamine amidotransferase gives MKRTLTILSLYPSQMNVYGDRGNVLVLRRRLEWRGYRAVVHELHPGETLPRNVDLIVGGGGQDRGQVAIQPDLLRHRYDLRAMAEDGTPILMVCGLYQLFGHSLQVTDGTRLAGIGILDMETQPAPQRSIGNISAETSDFGTLVGYENHAGATTLGPEAQPLGTVAAGQGNNGKDRTEGARKWATFGTYLHGPLLPRNPLFADHLIRVALERRFGHVELPGLSHAAEQLARVSGSRRR, from the coding sequence ATGAAGCGCACGCTCACAATCCTGTCGCTTTACCCCTCGCAGATGAACGTCTACGGCGACCGCGGCAATGTGCTTGTCCTCCGGCGTCGCCTGGAGTGGCGAGGCTACCGAGCCGTCGTTCACGAACTCCATCCCGGCGAAACGCTCCCCCGAAACGTCGATCTCATCGTCGGCGGCGGCGGCCAAGACCGCGGACAGGTCGCCATCCAACCGGACCTTCTTCGACACCGTTACGACTTGCGGGCAATGGCCGAAGACGGCACCCCAATACTGATGGTGTGCGGGCTATACCAGTTGTTCGGCCATTCCTTGCAAGTAACCGACGGCACCCGACTAGCCGGGATCGGGATCCTAGACATGGAGACCCAGCCGGCACCCCAGCGCAGCATCGGCAACATCTCCGCCGAAACGTCGGATTTTGGAACGCTCGTCGGATACGAAAACCACGCCGGAGCGACCACTCTTGGCCCAGAAGCGCAACCCCTGGGCACAGTTGCGGCCGGCCAAGGGAACAACGGCAAAGACCGCACAGAAGGCGCGCGCAAGTGGGCCACCTTCGGCACCTACCTCCACGGGCCTCTCCTTCCACGCAATCCCCTCTTCGCCGATCACCTGATCCGCGTCGCGCTGGAGCGTCGCTTCGGTCATGTCGAGCTGCCCGGTCTCAGCCACGCTGCCGAGCAGCTGGCGCGGGTCTCCGGAAGTCGGCGTCGGTGA
- a CDS encoding YHS domain-containing protein, with translation MTDNHHHTPSAPDHHHGAPTGTRNLLGPAATDLAECPVMKGSLVVKADAEAAGLYRDYEGTRYYLCCAGCGPKFDADPARYATA, from the coding sequence ATGACCGACAACCACCACCACACCCCCAGCGCACCCGATCACCACCACGGGGCGCCAACCGGGACCCGGAACCTCCTCGGACCGGCCGCCACCGACCTGGCAGAATGCCCGGTCATGAAGGGCAGCCTGGTCGTCAAGGCAGACGCAGAAGCGGCTGGCCTTTACCGCGACTACGAGGGCACCCGCTACTACCTCTGCTGCGCCGGATGCGGACCCAAGTTCGACGCCGACCCCGCCCGCTACGCCACCGCCTGA
- a CDS encoding four-helix bundle copper-binding protein encodes MSTVEQMLDSYPADLGDIDRQKLVACIEACIECAQTCTACADACLSEEMVADLVKCVRTDLDCADNCASTANVLSRHTGYDANVTRAALESCRAACGACADECDKHASMHEHCRICAEVCRRCERACADLIASL; translated from the coding sequence ATGTCTACCGTTGAACAAATGCTCGACAGCTACCCCGCCGACCTCGGAGACATCGACCGGCAAAAGCTCGTGGCGTGCATCGAAGCGTGCATCGAGTGCGCGCAAACCTGTACCGCCTGCGCCGACGCCTGTCTCAGCGAAGAGATGGTCGCAGACCTGGTCAAGTGCGTACGCACCGACCTCGACTGCGCCGACAACTGCGCCTCCACCGCCAACGTGCTCTCCCGACACACCGGCTACGACGCAAACGTCACCCGAGCGGCACTCGAATCGTGCCGAGCGGCCTGTGGTGCGTGCGCAGACGAATGTGACAAGCACGCCAGCATGCACGAACACTGCCGCATTTGCGCCGAAGTTTGCCGGCGCTGCGAACGGGCCTGCGCCGACCTCATCGCCAGCCTCTAG
- a CDS encoding thioredoxin family protein: MEITLQYFDGCPNWMATAERLAVIASERPDVTVNLHLVETLEDAEEIGFFGSPSILVNGMDAFPDPSASVGFACRIYSTPDGTAGSPTLAQLRAALSTM, encoded by the coding sequence ATGGAGATCACTTTGCAGTACTTCGATGGGTGCCCGAATTGGATGGCCACCGCGGAGCGGCTTGCAGTGATCGCATCGGAACGTCCCGACGTGACTGTAAACCTCCACTTGGTGGAAACACTCGAGGATGCGGAGGAGATCGGCTTCTTCGGTTCGCCAAGCATCCTCGTGAACGGGATGGATGCCTTTCCCGACCCATCTGCTTCGGTCGGTTTTGCGTGCCGGATCTATTCCACTCCTGATGGGACGGCCGGTTCGCCGACGCTTGCTCAACTGCGTGCAGCCCTATCAACAATGTGA
- a CDS encoding NAD(P)/FAD-dependent oxidoreductase, producing the protein MLESDAHENGYNVTVRYNDTSRWYSNFRVGESTAATKLLIDKDTDQILGAHLLGPGYAELVNLFGLAIKLGLTTRQLTSFSANYPSIGSDLHYML; encoded by the coding sequence ATGCTCGAAAGCGATGCGCACGAAAACGGGTACAACGTCACGGTCCGATACAACGACACGAGCCGGTGGTACTCCAACTTCCGGGTCGGTGAGTCGACCGCCGCAACGAAACTACTGATCGACAAGGACACCGACCAGATCCTCGGCGCCCACTTGCTCGGTCCCGGATATGCGGAGTTGGTCAACCTCTTCGGTCTCGCGATAAAACTCGGGCTAACCACCCGACAGCTAACGTCATTCTCCGCAAATTACCCCTCGATTGGCTCCGACCTCCACTACATGCTCTGA
- a CDS encoding Mur ligase family protein produces MKHFLPICLGKTVRSLLRLARRGSALPGLIVERIDVALLPDVLGSLPRGVVVVAGTNGKTTTTKLIVEVLRAHDLKVFSNPSGSNYSRGILSSLLGQISFSGRLNADIAVLELDEGHAAAFVSMVPPRHSLILNVMRDQMDRYGEIDHTTSLLHQVAVATTRDVIVNDLDPRLHSERFLQGVDAAVSAFSASPELQPLFPGDDELLETDQRANIAIFDQTTLERIEPTPVASFDGASLPFTLSFGGSFNSLNAVAALSISRAVLGSDFDPHRASEALAHAAPAFGRGELITFKGQTIHLVLVKNPGAFRAALESYSGDGAQTMIALNDHDADGRDVSWIWDVDFALLKSDKVQLVTGTRAPDLELRLHYDDIAVAIREPDIRRALDLFVKTPTPTLKRIYCTYTAMLAVRRALRPGFLGEAA; encoded by the coding sequence ATGAAACACTTCCTCCCCATTTGTCTAGGAAAGACTGTTCGATCTTTGCTGCGACTCGCCCGCCGCGGATCTGCGCTCCCCGGCCTGATCGTCGAACGAATCGATGTTGCGCTCCTCCCGGACGTGCTTGGCTCCCTACCCCGCGGCGTGGTGGTGGTCGCCGGAACTAACGGGAAGACCACGACAACAAAACTCATCGTTGAAGTTCTTCGAGCGCACGACCTGAAAGTCTTCTCGAACCCGAGCGGCAGCAATTACAGCCGCGGCATCCTCTCGTCGCTTTTGGGGCAAATCTCGTTCTCAGGCCGACTCAATGCAGACATTGCCGTGCTTGAACTCGACGAGGGACACGCGGCCGCGTTTGTGAGCATGGTGCCGCCACGACACTCGCTCATTTTGAATGTGATGCGAGATCAAATGGATCGATATGGCGAGATCGACCACACGACGAGCCTGCTGCATCAAGTCGCTGTGGCAACTACTCGCGATGTCATCGTCAACGATCTGGATCCCCGGCTGCACAGTGAACGCTTTCTGCAAGGTGTCGACGCTGCTGTATCAGCCTTCAGCGCATCCCCTGAACTTCAACCCCTATTTCCCGGGGACGACGAGCTGCTTGAGACGGATCAACGGGCAAACATCGCAATCTTCGACCAGACCACGCTTGAGCGGATTGAGCCAACTCCTGTCGCATCATTTGACGGCGCTTCGCTTCCATTCACGCTCTCATTCGGAGGTTCGTTCAACTCCCTCAACGCGGTCGCTGCCCTGTCGATCAGTCGCGCGGTTCTAGGTAGCGATTTCGATCCACACCGCGCTTCCGAAGCGCTAGCCCATGCAGCGCCCGCGTTTGGGCGCGGCGAACTCATCACGTTCAAAGGACAGACGATCCACCTGGTCTTGGTTAAGAATCCCGGCGCATTCCGGGCAGCGTTGGAATCGTACTCGGGCGACGGCGCTCAGACGATGATCGCGCTCAATGATCATGACGCCGACGGGAGAGACGTCTCCTGGATTTGGGATGTCGACTTCGCCCTGCTTAAATCCGACAAAGTGCAGCTCGTGACCGGAACACGCGCGCCCGATCTTGAGTTGCGGCTTCACTACGACGACATAGCGGTGGCCATCCGCGAACCTGATATTCGACGCGCATTGGACCTCTTCGTCAAGACTCCAACGCCGACTCTCAAGCGCATCTACTGCACGTACACGGCGATGCTCGCGGTCAGACGTGCGCTCCGTCCCGGATTCCTTGGAGAAGCAGCATGA
- a CDS encoding cation diffusion facilitator family transporter, with amino-acid sequence MGEHEHDHAHGEHGHGHDHDHDHDHGHPTGFKGFLYNLFVPHSHDAADSIDDALEASREGVRALKISLFLLLGTTILQFVVVLLSGSVALLADTAHNFSDALTAVPLWIAFILGRRVATRRYTYGFGRAEDLAGLFIIAVVALSAIVAAWQSIERFISPQPLHNLWWVVAAGFIGFAGNEAVAIYRIRVGQKIGSAALVADGVHARMDGFTSLAVVLGAFGAMLGFPIADPIVGLLISIAIVILLWGTVRSIGRRLMDGIEPELVHKVEHVLADTPGVRGVNQVQLRWVGHRLQGAAEIQVENDTLAAADTIRLDALAHLRSTVGNVDDFHISPVPARST; translated from the coding sequence ATCGGCGAGCACGAGCATGATCACGCGCACGGCGAGCACGGACATGGGCACGACCACGACCACGACCACGACCATGGTCACCCCACCGGGTTCAAGGGGTTCCTCTACAACCTGTTCGTACCGCACTCGCACGACGCCGCTGACTCCATCGACGACGCTCTCGAGGCCAGCCGCGAAGGGGTTCGGGCGCTGAAGATCAGCCTGTTCCTGCTTCTGGGAACAACGATCCTGCAGTTCGTCGTCGTGCTTCTCAGTGGTTCGGTGGCTCTGCTGGCGGACACGGCCCATAATTTCTCGGACGCGCTGACCGCTGTCCCGCTGTGGATCGCATTCATCCTCGGCCGTCGCGTCGCCACCCGCCGCTACACCTACGGATTCGGTCGGGCAGAAGACCTCGCGGGCCTCTTCATAATCGCCGTCGTCGCCCTCTCGGCGATCGTCGCCGCCTGGCAATCGATCGAACGCTTCATTAGCCCGCAGCCGCTGCACAACCTGTGGTGGGTCGTTGCTGCCGGTTTCATCGGCTTCGCCGGCAACGAGGCGGTCGCTATCTACCGGATCCGCGTAGGGCAGAAGATCGGCTCCGCCGCGCTCGTCGCCGACGGTGTGCACGCCCGGATGGATGGTTTCACCTCGCTCGCCGTCGTCCTGGGTGCCTTCGGAGCAATGCTCGGCTTCCCGATCGCCGACCCGATTGTCGGCCTGCTAATCTCCATCGCGATCGTCATCCTCCTGTGGGGCACCGTGCGCAGCATCGGCCGCCGGCTGATGGACGGCATCGAACCAGAACTCGTCCACAAGGTCGAACACGTCCTCGCCGACACCCCCGGCGTGCGCGGCGTCAACCAGGTACAGCTGCGGTGGGTCGGTCACCGTTTGCAGGGCGCGGCCGAGATCCAGGTCGAAAATGACACCCTGGCTGCAGCTGACACCATCCGACTGGATGCTCTCGCGCACCTGCGCAGCACCGTAGGAAACGTCGACGACTTCCACATCAGCCCGGTGCCCGCTCGCTCGACCTGA
- a CDS encoding M15 family metallopeptidase, whose product MWADYTHLRPLARRPYRERLTFAWSIVIGAILIAAVMVSLGAVYGIIAPAGTIDHGRSEPATTTSPPETRPVPSIVPTPVQLGVYSLTEPSSPWFIVNKLRPIPGAATYEPSDLTTLPPDIPNPNGQTLRRAAAAAFVQLAAAAKAETGATLVAQSGYRSFKYQTDVYASYTKSDGGVANADTTSARPGYSEHQTGMAVDILDTQSGCGLEDDCFGRSPTGVWLAANAYRYGWVLRYPPNKSAVTGFAYEPWHFRWVGTALASQLRDSGKRTFEELFGLAPAPNYSDQAEMTAH is encoded by the coding sequence ATGTGGGCTGACTATACGCACTTGCGGCCGCTGGCGCGAAGGCCTTACCGGGAGCGCCTGACCTTCGCGTGGTCAATTGTTATCGGCGCGATTCTCATCGCGGCAGTGATGGTGAGCCTTGGAGCTGTCTACGGCATCATCGCTCCGGCCGGCACTATCGACCACGGCCGCAGCGAACCTGCGACCACTACCTCTCCCCCAGAGACGCGACCGGTCCCCAGCATCGTGCCCACGCCGGTGCAGTTGGGGGTGTACTCGCTGACTGAACCCAGCAGCCCCTGGTTCATCGTCAACAAGCTCCGCCCCATCCCCGGCGCTGCCACCTACGAACCCAGTGACCTGACAACCCTCCCCCCGGATATCCCCAACCCAAATGGTCAAACCCTCCGCCGGGCTGCTGCAGCAGCATTCGTCCAGCTCGCCGCGGCCGCGAAAGCTGAAACCGGAGCGACTCTCGTCGCCCAAAGCGGATACCGCTCCTTCAAATACCAGACCGATGTGTACGCCTCCTACACGAAGTCCGATGGCGGAGTTGCGAACGCGGACACAACGAGCGCACGGCCCGGTTACAGCGAACATCAGACGGGGATGGCTGTTGACATTCTCGACACGCAAAGCGGTTGCGGGCTCGAGGACGATTGTTTCGGAAGGTCGCCCACGGGAGTGTGGCTTGCTGCCAACGCCTACCGATACGGATGGGTCCTGCGATACCCGCCCAACAAATCGGCCGTCACGGGGTTCGCGTACGAGCCATGGCACTTTCGGTGGGTCGGCACAGCGTTGGCGTCCCAGCTCCGCGACAGCGGAAAGCGGACATTCGAAGAGCTCTTCGGGCTTGCTCCCGCTCCCAACTATTCGGACCAAGCAGAAATGACCGCACACTAG
- a CDS encoding metal-sensitive transcriptional regulator, producing the protein MDTATESTHGYITDKDKYLNRLKRIEGQTRGVYRMVDEEQYCIDILTQISALTSALQSVALGLVDDHLKHCVTDAVKLGGAEADAKIKEASDAIARLVRS; encoded by the coding sequence ATGGACACCGCTACCGAATCAACGCATGGCTACATCACCGACAAGGACAAGTACCTCAACCGTCTGAAGCGGATCGAGGGCCAGACCCGTGGGGTGTATCGGATGGTCGACGAGGAGCAATATTGCATCGACATCCTCACCCAGATTTCCGCGCTCACCTCGGCGCTGCAATCGGTGGCTCTCGGACTCGTCGACGACCACCTCAAACACTGCGTCACAGACGCGGTCAAGCTAGGCGGCGCGGAAGCGGACGCCAAGATCAAAGAAGCATCGGACGCGATAGCGCGGTTAGTCCGGTCGTAA
- the cmtR gene encoding Cd(II)/Pb(II)-sensing metalloregulatory transcriptional regulator CmtR has translation MLTIASRLNVMNRLGRAMADPTRSRILMTLLEGPSYPVVLSRELELTRSNVSNHLTCLRDCGIVVAEPEGRQTRYEIADPHLAAALTALVDVTLAVDEDAPCLDAGCTVRGCCEQVTE, from the coding sequence GTGCTGACTATTGCTTCTCGTCTTAACGTGATGAACCGGCTGGGTCGTGCGATGGCGGATCCGACCCGTTCCCGGATCTTGATGACCTTGCTAGAAGGTCCAAGTTATCCGGTGGTGTTGTCGCGGGAATTGGAGTTGACGCGTTCGAATGTGTCGAACCATCTGACGTGTCTGCGAGATTGCGGGATCGTCGTGGCGGAACCGGAAGGCCGGCAGACCCGCTACGAGATCGCCGACCCGCACCTGGCCGCCGCACTGACCGCGCTCGTCGATGTGACGCTCGCTGTGGACGAGGACGCGCCATGCTTGGATGCGGGCTGCACAGTCCGCGGGTGCTGCGAGCAGGTGACCGAGTGA
- a CDS encoding ArsR/SmtB family transcription factor, translating to MDADNAICGRLPDSQYVELAVEVFGMLADATRVRIILALRDQELSVNHLADILDKTPASVSQHLAKLRLARIVSTRQEGTRVFYQLANEHARQLVTDAIFQAEHALGGSPRHHHNQTEPDEATA from the coding sequence ATGGATGCAGATAACGCGATATGTGGGCGCTTGCCCGACAGTCAGTACGTCGAGTTGGCCGTGGAAGTGTTCGGCATGCTCGCCGATGCCACCCGGGTGCGGATCATTCTTGCCCTCCGCGACCAGGAACTCTCGGTCAACCATCTCGCCGACATCCTGGACAAGACACCCGCTTCAGTCTCCCAACACCTGGCCAAACTCCGCCTCGCCCGGATTGTTTCCACCCGGCAGGAAGGCACCCGTGTCTTCTACCAGCTGGCGAACGAGCACGCACGACAGCTGGTTACGGACGCCATCTTCCAAGCCGAACACGCCCTCGGCGGCAGCCCCCGGCACCACCACAACCAGACCGAACCCGATGAGGCGACAGCGTGA
- a CDS encoding heavy metal translocating P-type ATPase codes for MLGCGLHSPRVLRAGDRVSAVDTHAGVHIEDEREEDSPWWRDREVLLPIASGVFFLTGLGLEWGGAHVLALVLFWIGLLLGAFTFAPGAIRKLFRGRIGIGLLMTISATGAVILGYVEEAAALAFLYSIAEALEDKAMDRARNGLRALLSLVPQTARILDRGATPEVPAKDLTVGQLMIVRPGERVATDGVVRTGSSSLDTSAVTGESIPVDVRPGEAVAAGVINLSGALEVETTAAGADNSLTTIVKLVEQAQAEKGQRARLADRIARPLVPGVLILAALVAVIGSLLSGDPAFWISRALVVLVAASPCALAIAVPVTVVSAIGAASKFGVVIKSGAVFERLGSIRHIAFDKTGTLTRNQPTVTAVLTADGSTKDEVLNLAAALEQLSTHPLAIAVTTAAPNAATASDISEIAGHGIRGTVDGQVITVGSPRWLNPGILAAEVEALEGRGMTVIIVHRDDTAAGAIGIRDEFRPEVPEVIAALRHDGVETTMLTGDNKRTATALARTAQISDVRAELRPEDKAANIHALAKVRPTAMIGDGINDAPALAAADVGIAMGATGSDAAIESADVAFTGHDLRLIPQALTHARRGRRIVNQNIVLSLAIITVLLPLAITGILGLAAVVLVHELAEVIVILNGLRAAQAKRRPLGDVDSPRQTVSVP; via the coding sequence ATGCTTGGATGCGGGCTGCACAGTCCGCGGGTGCTGCGAGCAGGTGACCGAGTGAGTGCTGTAGACACCCACGCCGGTGTGCACATCGAGGACGAGCGCGAGGAGGACTCGCCGTGGTGGCGGGATCGCGAGGTTCTGCTACCGATTGCCTCGGGGGTGTTCTTCCTCACCGGGCTCGGCTTGGAATGGGGTGGCGCGCATGTCCTCGCCCTAGTTTTGTTCTGGATCGGTCTGTTGCTGGGCGCGTTCACCTTCGCGCCGGGCGCGATTCGGAAGCTCTTCCGCGGCAGAATCGGTATTGGCCTGCTGATGACAATCAGCGCGACCGGTGCCGTCATCCTGGGTTACGTGGAGGAGGCGGCCGCGCTGGCCTTCCTCTACTCCATCGCGGAAGCCTTAGAAGACAAGGCGATGGACCGGGCGCGCAACGGCCTCCGCGCGCTGCTTTCACTCGTGCCGCAAACCGCCCGCATCCTCGATCGCGGCGCAACGCCTGAGGTCCCGGCAAAGGACCTCACGGTCGGACAGTTGATGATCGTCCGCCCAGGCGAGCGGGTCGCAACCGACGGTGTTGTGCGCACCGGAAGCAGCAGCTTGGACACATCGGCGGTCACCGGCGAATCAATCCCGGTCGACGTGAGGCCCGGCGAGGCGGTGGCCGCTGGTGTGATCAATCTCTCTGGTGCGCTCGAGGTGGAAACGACGGCGGCTGGTGCGGACAACTCGCTGACCACGATCGTGAAGCTGGTCGAGCAGGCGCAGGCCGAAAAGGGCCAGCGGGCACGGTTGGCTGATCGGATCGCGAGGCCGCTGGTTCCCGGCGTGCTGATCCTCGCCGCGCTCGTCGCAGTGATCGGTTCACTACTCTCCGGTGACCCCGCATTCTGGATCAGTCGGGCACTCGTTGTGCTGGTCGCCGCGTCTCCGTGTGCGCTGGCGATCGCGGTGCCAGTGACCGTCGTCTCCGCGATCGGCGCAGCAAGCAAGTTCGGTGTCGTGATCAAATCCGGTGCCGTGTTCGAACGGCTCGGCTCCATCCGGCACATCGCTTTCGACAAGACCGGCACCCTCACCCGCAACCAGCCCACCGTCACCGCAGTGCTCACGGCAGACGGCAGCACGAAAGACGAGGTACTGAACCTGGCGGCCGCGCTAGAGCAACTGAGCACACACCCACTCGCAATTGCGGTCACCACGGCTGCCCCAAACGCGGCCACCGCGTCCGACATCAGCGAGATAGCTGGCCACGGCATCCGTGGCACCGTCGACGGGCAGGTCATCACGGTCGGCAGCCCCCGCTGGCTCAACCCCGGCATCCTCGCAGCCGAAGTCGAAGCCTTGGAGGGGCGGGGGATGACCGTCATCATCGTCCACCGGGACGACACCGCCGCTGGCGCCATCGGTATCCGCGACGAGTTCCGCCCCGAAGTACCAGAAGTGATCGCAGCCCTGCGCCACGACGGGGTAGAGACCACGATGCTCACCGGTGACAACAAGCGCACCGCCACCGCCCTCGCACGAACCGCGCAGATCAGCGACGTCCGCGCGGAGCTCCGCCCGGAAGACAAAGCCGCCAACATCCACGCGCTGGCCAAGGTGCGACCCACCGCGATGATCGGCGACGGCATCAACGATGCCCCAGCCCTCGCTGCCGCGGACGTCGGAATCGCAATGGGTGCCACCGGCTCCGATGCCGCAATCGAATCCGCCGACGTCGCCTTCACCGGACACGACCTGCGCCTGATCCCACAAGCGCTCACCCACGCCCGCCGCGGTCGGCGGATCGTGAATCAAAACATCGTCCTCTCCCTCGCCATCATCACCGTGCTTCTCCCGTTAGCAATCACTGGCATCCTCGGCCTGGCAGCCGTTGTATTGGTCCACGAACTCGCGGAAGTCATCGTCATCCTCAATGGCCTCCGCGCCGCCCAGGCGAAGCGACGCCCGCTCGGCGACGTCGACTCACCCCGGCAGACCGTGAGCGTGCCATAA
- a CDS encoding heavy metal translocating P-type ATPase, which yields MTNHAGRDNHSVPTQTVQTGPDAHAHHDTARPEEPKTSTHAGHDVAGHDGHDMDGHSGHDMTGHAGHGDHVGQFRRLFWIMLVVAVPVVVFSQMFAMILGYHLPDAAWIGWISPVLGTVMYVWGGRPFLTGAVAELRSRKPGMMLLIALAITVAFFASWGASLGILDHQLDFWWELALLIVIMLLGHWIEMRSLAQTTSALDSLAALLPDEAERVDGDQTIPVPPSELQVGDVVVVRPGGRVPADGKIVDGSASMDESMITGESRTVRRGTGDTVIAGTVATDSGLRVEITAVGDDTALAGIQRLVTEAQNSSSRAQRIADTAAGWLFWFALGSGIITAIVWTLIGLPDDAVVRTITVLVIACPHALGLAIPLVVSIATERAARGGVLIKDRLALESMRTVNTVLFDKTGTLTKGEPTVSAIEATDDHGEDRVLALAAAAETDSEHPLARAIVNAAKERQLTVPRATGFESSPAIGVAVTVDGSRVQVGGPRLLAQENGYELDVAYDWREEGAIILHVLVDGQVVGALKLADEVREESRQAVEALHAQNVHVVMITGDADAVAKSVATELGIDRYFAGVRPEDKSAKVKELQAEGRKVAMVGDGVNDAPALAQADVGIAIGAGTDVAIASAGVILASDDPRSVLSVIQLSRASYQKMKQNLWWAAGYNLISVPLAAGVLAPIGFVLPMSVGAILMSLSTIVVALNAQLLRRLDLRPEVSTRAMLDRTDQPAQPELARQS from the coding sequence ATGACCAATCACGCCGGGCGGGACAACCACTCCGTCCCCACCCAGACCGTGCAGACCGGTCCGGATGCGCACGCCCACCACGACACGGCCCGACCGGAAGAACCGAAGACGTCCACCCACGCCGGCCACGACGTGGCGGGCCACGACGGTCACGATATGGATGGGCATAGTGGGCACGACATGACTGGGCACGCCGGTCACGGCGACCACGTCGGGCAATTCCGTCGCCTATTCTGGATCATGCTGGTCGTGGCCGTGCCCGTCGTCGTCTTCTCGCAAATGTTCGCGATGATCCTCGGCTACCACCTCCCCGACGCTGCATGGATCGGCTGGATCTCGCCGGTCCTGGGCACGGTCATGTACGTGTGGGGTGGGAGGCCATTCCTCACCGGTGCCGTCGCTGAACTTCGTTCCCGGAAACCCGGGATGATGCTGCTGATCGCTTTGGCCATCACGGTCGCGTTCTTCGCATCGTGGGGCGCGAGCCTCGGGATCCTCGACCACCAGCTCGACTTTTGGTGGGAACTCGCCCTGCTGATCGTGATCATGCTTCTCGGGCACTGGATCGAAATGCGATCTCTCGCCCAAACAACCTCCGCGCTCGACTCCCTGGCCGCGCTCCTACCGGACGAGGCCGAACGGGTCGACGGTGACCAGACCATACCGGTACCACCGTCCGAGTTGCAGGTCGGGGACGTTGTCGTGGTTCGACCCGGCGGCCGCGTCCCGGCCGACGGAAAAATCGTGGACGGTTCGGCGAGCATGGACGAGTCCATGATCACCGGTGAATCGCGCACCGTCCGACGCGGTACAGGTGACACCGTCATCGCCGGGACGGTCGCCACCGACTCCGGCCTGCGGGTAGAGATCACCGCCGTCGGCGATGACACCGCCCTGGCCGGCATTCAACGCCTGGTCACTGAAGCGCAAAACTCATCCTCCCGCGCCCAACGGATTGCCGACACCGCTGCTGGATGGCTCTTCTGGTTCGCTCTCGGCTCCGGCATCATCACAGCGATCGTCTGGACCCTGATCGGACTCCCAGACGACGCCGTCGTGCGCACCATCACCGTTCTGGTGATCGCCTGCCCGCACGCACTCGGCCTCGCGATCCCGCTCGTCGTGTCGATCGCGACCGAGAGAGCGGCTCGTGGCGGCGTGCTGATCAAGGACCGGCTGGCGCTGGAGAGCATGCGGACGGTGAACACCGTCCTGTTCGACAAGACTGGAACGCTCACCAAGGGCGAACCAACCGTGTCCGCGATCGAAGCGACCGACGATCACGGAGAGGACCGTGTGCTCGCCCTGGCTGCCGCCGCAGAGACCGACTCCGAACATCCACTTGCCCGAGCGATCGTGAACGCGGCAAAGGAGCGGCAGCTCACCGTACCGAGAGCCACCGGATTCGAATCGTCCCCGGCGATCGGTGTAGCTGTAACGGTTGACGGTTCTCGAGTCCAGGTCGGCGGTCCGCGCCTTCTGGCGCAGGAGAACGGCTACGAACTCGATGTCGCCTACGACTGGCGCGAAGAGGGAGCGATCATCCTGCACGTACTGGTCGACGGGCAGGTCGTCGGCGCGCTCAAACTCGCCGACGAAGTGCGCGAAGAGTCCAGGCAAGCCGTCGAAGCGCTTCACGCCCAGAACGTGCACGTCGTCATGATCACCGGCGACGCTGACGCTGTCGCAAAATCCGTTGCCACCGAACTCGGAATCGACCGCTACTTCGCTGGTGTGCGCCCGGAAGACAAATCCGCCAAGGTGAAAGAACTCCAGGCCGAAGGACGCAAGGTGGCGATGGTGGGTGATGGTGTCAACGACGCGCCCGCGCTGGCCCAGGCCGACGTCGGGATCGCGATCGGCGCCGGCACTGATGTCGCGATCGCGTCCGCCGGCGTCATTCTCGCCAGCGACGATCCCCGTTCGGTGCTCTCGGTCATCCAGCTGTCCCGAGCCAGTTACCAGAAGATGAAGCAAAACTTGTGGTGGGCGGCCGGCTACAACTTGATCTCGGTCCCGCTCGCGGCGGGCGTTCTGGCTCCCATAGGATTCGTGTTGCCGATGTCGGTCGGTGCGATCTTGATGTCGCTGTCCACGATCGTCGTCGCACTGAACGCGCAGCTGTTGCGTCGCCTGGACTTGCGACCAGAAGTGAGCACCCGTGCCATGCTCGATCGAACCGATCAACCCGCTCAGCCAGAGCTGGCGCGTCAGTCGTAA